The sequence TTGTCAGTCACAGCTGGCAGAGAAGTGTTTCACCCGCGGAGACGGAGTCTACTGCAAAGAAGATTTCTTTAAGTGAGTCTCTCTGAGTCACTGAGCTCCACGTTACCAATTAAACCATGATATCATTATAAAATCAACTAAAGTGTgacagaaattttttttaattctttatctGGTTTATAAATAAGTCATGATGTTGGTCTCCTGCCACAAAAACGACTACagaagtgtgtttctgtgtgcaaCCCTTTTTTTTGGAAGATAAAAATTCTTAATCATCTCAGCAACACCTAAAATAATCCTTATTACATAATAGTcaatcatcatcgtcatcatcatcatcatcatcaatccaTCTGTTCAGTATATGTATAGGAAAAGTGTAACTCAATGGTGACatgcaataaacaaacaaacaaacgaagatagatagatagatagatagatagatagatagatagatagatagatagatagatagatagatttagaATTTGTAAATCTAATCAGACTGGTTATAATATTGGGGATAATACTCCTGGCAGATATgttgtaaataaacagaaagcatGAGTGTAAGTGACGtgtctacttttaaatattagttGTATAAACAGCTCATTAACATAACCACGGCCCTGTTTGTCTCTGCAGGAGGTTCGGGACAAAGTGTGCGGCGTGTCAGCAGGGCATCCCGCCGAGTCAGGTGGTGCGGAGAGCGCAGGACTTCGTCTATCACCTTCACTGCTTTGCCTGCATCGTGTGCAAGAGGCAACTAGCCACAGGGGATGAGTACTACCTGATGGAGGACAGTCGACTGGTGTGTAAGGTGGACTATGAGACGGCCAAGCAGAGAGGTGAGCcttcaagatgttttttttccccggTCTTCCTGGTTGACCCTTAATTTCAGTCGATCAGCCAAGCCCTTGTTTCCTGGTTTTAAAAGTccctgatgatgtcatcaccCAAAGTGTATTTTCTTCAACGTCTGGAACAGTTCCACCACGAAGTCGCTTAATTGTCTCAGCTACTTCTTTAAATCTGGTGACCTCGTATGGATCGGCCGCTTTTAACAGTGAACTTCATCTTCCAGGTCCATGAGGTCATCTATAAACATTTGACCCACCTGAGCTAATTGCACTGAGGATCGATAAGCGCCAACGCGCCAAAGTTTCCCTCCCAGTCGGctgtttttattccttcttattgttctgaaaataaaatgacctTGTGCTGGTGGATGTCATTTGGTCTGCTTTTgttgttattacatttatagTGTAGGTTTGTTAATCATGAAGCAGGCAAGGTTTAAAACATGAGGGGGGATAATTCCAACCTGGCAACCCAAAGAAAACCATATGGGCTTTTcagtcacacaaaaaaaacaacaatctgattcatgattaaaataataataataataataataataataataataataataataataataataataataataataataattgtcacatgctataaaatgtataatactCCATTCAGTCCCTCCAGTCATTTTTTTGTGATCATTGCAGACAAATGCTTTTGTTGgggtaaaatatatatatctgcaCTGTTGATATCACAAGCACAGGATTGCTCTTTATACTCCTCCTGGTGAAGCACAAATGTAATGACGTTCTCTGaaagctgtactcatgttccacTCACACGATGAGGCTTTgtcttggtgtgtgttgtgatgatgtcacatggcTCGTCTCAGCCCAAAGTTTGGAAAATTACAAGCACTGAAGGAATTCTGGAAAGTTCCAAGCTCCTGAATGGACTACTTAGCTACAACAGATTTGCGTAATCCTTTGTCTAATATCCTGCGATACCAgtcttatatttttgtttagtatttaCAACCTTAGATCACACTTCAAAAACAAAGTACAATAATAAATGATTGATTGCAAACTGGATAAGAAAATAACTGCATAATTAACCAATTGATGTAAAcagcttgttgttgttgttgttgtttttgtaaacACAGAGGCCGACTCGACAGCAAAAAGGCCGCGCACGACCATCACAGCCAAGCAGCTGGAGACGCTGAAGAACGCCTACAACAATTCGCCCAAACCTGCGCGTCACGTCCGTGAGCAGCTGTCTTCAGAGACCGGCCTGGACATGAGAGTGGTGCAGGTCAGTCCACCATTTTATAAAAGTGCCGTCATTCGGTCACTCCAGGATTTTGTTTGTGATGGTTGTGGTCAACTTGTGTAgctttttgtgcattttgtggAAAACTGCTTGAGCACAGGATTCACGTGTGTAATTCATCTGTCTATGAAACAGACaacaaattattattctttttctgAAGGGCTAATAAAGACACCTTGAGAATTCTACGGCAggatgttagctagctagcgttatgtcagaaacaggaagtgtttcTCCCAAAACCGAACCACTTCGATCCTGAGACCAGGAGACAAACACTGTGTAGTATTTAATTACTTATTGACTCTAAATGCACAACAATagctaataatataatgtaataataataacagcttaTAACATCCTAGGTTTAAGACATGTATTATTACAGGTACAGTActataaatgtttaatcattgaacaacaattatatacaaaataaatcacacagggggcacggtggcttagtggttagcacattcgcctcacacctccagggttgggggtttgattcccgcctccaccttgtgtgtgtggagtttgcatgttctccccgtgcctcgggggtttcctccgggtactccggtttcctcccccggtccaaagacatgcatggtaggttgattggcatctctggaaaattgtccgtagtgtgtgattgcgtgagtgaatgagagtgtgtgtgtgccctgtgatgggttggcactccgtccagggtgtatcctgccttgatgcccgatgacgcctgagataggcacaggctccccgtgacctgaggtagttcggataagtggtagaagatgaatgaataaatcacacACCATGCAAACAATAtagtacttttatttttttttctcttcaataataatctaataacccaaataacaaaaacatgccTTAATCAAAACTATGATTCCTAAATTAATCAATTTTGTGGTAGATAATTGAAGAAAATTACcaattaactttatttttaatcttttgacCGGTTTGAACAGACGCTTGAttcagttgtatttatttaccatTTGATGAAACATTACTGAAagtgttgttattttattaatgtcttCTGAGTAATTAATGTGTTAGTGTTAAGTTAGCTTCGGTTTATGAAGTTTTGAATTAAGTTAtccatattatattattctggattttgttttaaataccaGATGAAAAAAGACGCACAAAAAGACTGCtataaaaaaaggaaacgtGAATTTAAAGGGGTGTTACAGTCGGAGCGCTTTAATTTACGAGGAAATGGAGTGGAGTGAAGCTCGGAGAGCGCGGAACAGAGGAGCTCGTTAAACAATGCTAAAAGGGAGTCTTGCATATTGTCCAAGGAAAAGGCCTCCCGTGgctatatatattattttatgtttcacAAGGACACTTAGGCCTAAAGTGGAATTACTTCTAGTGTCCATTATTCACACTAAAGGGACATTAAGGTTGAGGTGAGAATCATGTTATGAggatacagcaaaaaaaaaaaaaaaaccaacatgaAGAGTCATCTGAAACGCCTGGAGTTAAAGATTATTAAATgacagtgatgtcacacaggctTCATGTTACGGTTTTCGATGCGTGTTTTGTCTCTTTGTGCTCATGGGAAAAGTATAAAcactcattgtgtgtgtggaaaaggaagagaaggaaTCTAACCCTGACTGCTCCAGAGGTTAAGGACAACTTGTAGCTGTCTGGAAGCTAATTACGTCCTCGATAAATCTCTCCAGGGCCACAGGAGTTTCCACATCCCCACGAGATTCTCATCACTATACCTTAAAGGCACCAGGTTTAAAGGCAGACGACCAGAGGAACTCATCTCCATCTGATATTACTGTCTTAAAAGCTGAAATTGTATGACTTACAAAAAGAGATGTAGGACCAGGGGCGCCACTAAGGGGGGAAAGTTAGGATGGCTCTAAGGGCCCACGCACTTTTGGGGCCCCCAGAGGCTTGTATGTTTGGGGTGAAATGTGTGTGGTAGGGGGCCCggtctcattttatttcataggGCCCAAAATTGCTAGTGTAGGACAGCTAGGTGCTTTAATGTATGCGCTATGAactggttcttttttattttcagtagaGGAACCTGAAGTACCTTCAAAATTTGTGAAGTCCCTCAAACACACCTGCGCTTCTGGTTACAGGTTTGGTTTCAAAACAgaagagcaaaagaaaagagGCTAAAGAAGGATGCAGGAAGACAGAGATGGGGCCAATACTTTCGTAACATGAAGCGGTCCAGAGGAAACTCCAAATCAGATAAGGACAGCATCCAGGAGGAAGGCATGGACAGTGACGCTGAGGTCTCCTTCACAGGTACGAGGAAATACGAGTTCTTCAAATCCCATTATGGAAAATCACTCTTTTATTATGAGGAGATGATGCTCATGTTCTGCTCATGTTCttctcacgtctcactccacagtggtgttaatatgaagctcgtatgaaagtaaacactcaggaatTTAAGAATTTATAGAATTTCagcactatttctgtttttctctacaatactagaagTGATTTAGAAAAGGTACAAAAAAGGTCTGGATTTTTCTccaacacagatgtttgtatgttcagagtaaatgttgatatcaaacccatttctgctctctgagacgctctgagtgtttgttcatctaaaaggcagctcagatttatcttcaacactaaaattcagtgtaagattatcaacagagggccaaacacacgtctcaatgtcctgactcgttttagatcagactcacagagaTAGAATCATTcgttttttattctgattgaaACGGCTTTAAGTTGATATCCATTCCGGTGTCAGTGAACTGATGAAAacgctttgttttctttttaaatattatctTTTAACTGTACACATTTGATCAGTACTCTTAAACTCTTAAACTAAATGATAattaaagaacacacacacacacacacacacaaaattaaaaatctcTCCTTTTCATGAactgtttctgttttgtctgCAGACGAGCCTCCCATGTCTGAGCTGAGTCACTCGAACAGCATCTACAGCAGTCTGAGCGAGAGTTCCCCGGCTCTGGGGCGTCAGGGTGGAGCTCACGCTCCCTTCACACTGGATCACGGACCTGTCCTGCCACCTCAGGATCAATACCACGACATCCGCCCCAGCAGTCCTTACAGCCTCGCACAGTCACCTGCTTCCCTTCCGCCTCTGCCCAGGCAGCAGCCCCTCATCTCCAGCCTGGTGTACCCCGACTCTGGCCTGCCCATGGCGGGCCAGGGTGGGCACGGCATGGTGTCGGCCGGTCCAAACGGCCCCAG comes from Tachysurus vachellii isolate PV-2020 chromosome 26, HZAU_Pvac_v1, whole genome shotgun sequence and encodes:
- the lhx3 gene encoding LIM/homeobox protein Lhx3 isoform X1, with the translated sequence MLLEHPGSSCQNPGNFSRYSSGQGEHIPVCAGCSQHIVDRFILKVLDRHWHSKCLKCSDCQSQLAEKCFTRGDGVYCKEDFFKRFGTKCAACQQGIPPSQVVRRAQDFVYHLHCFACIVCKRQLATGDEYYLMEDSRLVCKVDYETAKQREADSTAKRPRTTITAKQLETLKNAYNNSPKPARHVREQLSSETGLDMRVVQVWFQNRRAKEKRLKKDAGRQRWGQYFRNMKRSRGNSKSDKDSIQEEGMDSDAEVSFTDEPPMSELSHSNSIYSSLSESSPALGRQGGAHAPFTLDHGPVLPPQDQYHDIRPSSPYSLAQSPASLPPLPRQQPLISSLVYPDSGLPMAGQGGHGMVSAGPNGPSSDLSTGSSGGYPEFPASPASWLDEVDHSQF
- the lhx3 gene encoding LIM/homeobox protein Lhx3 isoform X2; amino-acid sequence: MLLEHPGSSCQNPGNFSRYSSGQDIPVCAGCSQHIVDRFILKVLDRHWHSKCLKCSDCQSQLAEKCFTRGDGVYCKEDFFKRFGTKCAACQQGIPPSQVVRRAQDFVYHLHCFACIVCKRQLATGDEYYLMEDSRLVCKVDYETAKQREADSTAKRPRTTITAKQLETLKNAYNNSPKPARHVREQLSSETGLDMRVVQVWFQNRRAKEKRLKKDAGRQRWGQYFRNMKRSRGNSKSDKDSIQEEGMDSDAEVSFTDEPPMSELSHSNSIYSSLSESSPALGRQGGAHAPFTLDHGPVLPPQDQYHDIRPSSPYSLAQSPASLPPLPRQQPLISSLVYPDSGLPMAGQGGHGMVSAGPNGPSSDLSTGSSGGYPEFPASPASWLDEVDHSQF